A portion of the Achromobacter sp. MFA1 R4 genome contains these proteins:
- a CDS encoding biotin--[acetyl-CoA-carboxylase] ligase, translating to MLDQVRPIDLPAPEILARTLGDRLPAFQDIAWTASTGSTNADLLARARSGAGPGKPWLLGTHLQETGRGRAGRPWQNRSGSTLMFSCAFDVHLPAMQLAALSPLAGVAACEALRAVAGRDARALCMKWPNDVQWHDAKLAGILVETTRNPGGRDAGYTVVIGMGVNLVDAPELSRALGREVADWTQVQAASAHAAAAADLVCASATAWHDAVRTLEREGFGAFRQRFDQVDALAGRKVNVLDKDAILLSGTACGVDEQGRLLVQTPEGATPISVGEISIRRQA from the coding sequence ATGCTCGACCAAGTCCGCCCCATCGACCTGCCCGCCCCGGAAATCCTCGCCCGGACGCTGGGCGACCGCCTGCCCGCCTTCCAGGACATCGCCTGGACCGCCAGCACTGGATCGACCAACGCCGACCTGCTGGCCCGCGCGCGGTCGGGGGCCGGGCCGGGCAAGCCGTGGCTGCTGGGCACGCACCTGCAGGAAACCGGCCGCGGCCGCGCCGGCCGTCCCTGGCAGAACCGCTCGGGCTCCACGCTCATGTTCTCGTGCGCGTTCGACGTGCACTTGCCCGCCATGCAACTGGCGGCGCTGTCGCCGCTGGCCGGCGTGGCCGCGTGCGAAGCCCTGCGTGCCGTTGCCGGCCGCGATGCGCGCGCGCTGTGCATGAAATGGCCCAACGACGTGCAATGGCACGACGCCAAGCTGGCGGGCATCCTGGTCGAGACCACCCGCAATCCCGGCGGCCGCGACGCCGGCTACACCGTGGTGATCGGCATGGGCGTGAACCTGGTCGATGCCCCCGAGCTGTCGCGCGCGCTGGGCCGCGAGGTCGCCGATTGGACCCAGGTGCAGGCCGCGTCCGCGCACGCCGCGGCCGCCGCCGACCTGGTCTGCGCCAGCGCCACGGCGTGGCACGACGCGGTGCGCACGCTCGAGCGCGAAGGCTTCGGCGCCTTCCGGCAGCGTTTCGACCAGGTGGACGCGCTGGCGGGCCGCAAGGTGAACGTGCTGGACAAGGACGCTATTCTTCTCAGCGGAACCGCCTGTGGCGTGGACGAGCAAGGCCGCCTGCTGGTGCAGACGCCCGAGGGCGCCACACCGATCTCGGTCGGTGAAATTTCGATTCGACGCCAAGCATGA